The Anopheles merus strain MAF chromosome 2L, AmerM5.1, whole genome shotgun sequence genome has a segment encoding these proteins:
- the LOC121591386 gene encoding septin-7 isoform X10 translates to MNRLCLECAPAELWSFRRRKQKSKGSYAIVSGGGQEPKEKALATKREMFFKSESNSPSGPPPNPPVGLNSLNLANNNVIHNNSANAANDKHSTAGLTNSVGGGGGVTNNSSPAAVSIGAMVTNNNHNGLNGAPATNGSAVHAAAAAAAAATGNNNLGGGGGGGVNGLATSMNSISLKEKRDALLNHHDSGANGHHGHHHHADAANAKLANERHEKEKPVMKTKPKELDGYVGFANLPNQVYRKAVKKGFELTLMVVGESGLGKSTLINSMFLSDIYHAEQHPGPSKRIKKTVAVESTKVLLKENGVNLTLTVVDTPGFGDAVDNSNCWLPIVDFVESKYEEYLTAESRVHRTALPDSRVHVCLYFIAPSGHGLKPLDIEFMQRLCDKVNIIPVIAKADTLTPEEITLFKKQILNEIAQNKIKIYDFPDPMDEEEDAKVLRQLRSRVPFAVVGANAIIEIDGRKVRGRRYPWGVAEVENLDHCDFIALRNMVIRTNLQDLKDVTNNVHYENYRCRKLAGLGTDGKAKLSNNLCNIGTVNTNGTGWNPLAQMEEEKREHESKMKKMEAEMEQVFEMKVKEKKQKLKDSEAELTRRHEERKKALELQIRELEDRRKAFEQEKAEWEQQNGVTLDELRRKSLEANSKETASLASRSSDESKGRRVFGSLLRRHTSFGAPDAVRGVTGAAGSTSTLTTSANNNGSTVPPSPQDHNDS, encoded by the exons CG TTGGCAACGAAGCGCGAAATGTTCTTCAAGTCGGAGAGCAACAGTCCGTCCGGACCGCCACCAAATCCACCGGTAGGGCTGAACAGTCTCAACCTGGCTAACAACAACGTGATC CATAATAACAGCGCAAACGCGGCCAACGATAAACACAGCACGGCAGGGCTCACTAACTCAgttggcggcggcggtggcgtcACTAACAACAGCTCACCGGCCGCGGTCTCGATTGGCGCAATGGTCACCAATAACAATCACAACGGTCTGAACGGTGCACCGGCCACGAATGGCAGCGCTGTGCacgcggcagcagcagcagcggcggcagcaacCGGGAACAACAATCTCGGCGGAGGAGGTGGCGGTGGCGTGAACGGGCTAGCGACCAGCATGAACAGTATTTCGCTGAAGGAGAAGCGGGACGCCCTGCTGAACCATCACGATAGCGGTGCGAACGGTCACCACGGTCATCATCACCATGCGGATGCGGCGAACGCGAAGCTAGCGAACGAACGGCATGAGAAGGAGAAGCCGGTGATGAAAACGAAGCCGAAGGAGCTGGACGGGTACGTTGGGTTCGCGAACCTGCCGAACCAGGTGTACCGGAAGGCGGTGAAGAAGGGCTTCGAGCTGAcgctgatggtggtgggcgAGTCGGGGCTCGGCAAATCGACCCTGATCAACTCGATGTTCCTGTCGGACATTTACCACGCCGAGCAGCATCCGGGACCGTCGAAGCGCATCAAGAAGACGGTGGCCGTCGAGAGCACCAAGGTGCTGCTGAAGGAGAACGGCGTTAACCTAACGCTGACGGTGGTCGATACGCCCGGGTTCGGTGATGCCGTTGACAACAGCAACTG CTGGCTACCGATAGTGGACTTTGTAGAGTCGAAGTACGAGGAGTATTTGACGGCCGAGTCACGCGTCCACCGAACGGCGCTGCCCGATTCGCGCGTGCACGTTTGTCTGTACTTTATTGCCCCGTCCGGGCATGGGCTGAAGCCGCTGGATATCGAGTTCATGCAGCGACTGTGCGATAAGGTGAACATCATACCGGTGATTGCCAAAGCGGACACGCTGACTCCGGAGGAAATCACTCTCTTCAAGAAACAG ATTCTAAACGAAATCGCTCAAAATAAGATTAAAATCTACGATTTCCCGGACCCgatggacgaggaggaggacgcaAAAGTACTTCGCCAGCTGCGCAGCCGCGTTCCGTTCGCTGTGGTCGGTGCGAACGCAATAATCGAGATCGATGGTCGCAAAGTCCGTGGACGACGCTACCCGTGGGGAGTTGCTGAAG TTGAAAATTTGGACCATTGTGATTTCATCGCTCTGCGCAACATGGTCATCCGGACGAATCTGCAGGACCTGAAGGATGTGACAAACAACGTGCACTATGAAAACTATCGCTGTCGAAAGCTGGCCGGTTTGGGTACCGATGGCAAGGCCAAACTAAGCAATAA CTTATGCAATATTGGAACTGTTAACACAAACGGTACTGGATG GAATCCACTGGCTCAGATGGAGGAGGAAAAGCGGGAACATGAATCGAAGATGAAGAAAATGGAAGCCGAAATGGAGCAAGTGTTTGAGATGAAGGTgaaggagaagaaacaaaagctCAAGGACTCGGAGGCCGAACTAACCAGACGTCACGAGGAACGAAAGAAG GCACTCGAGCTTCAAATTCGTGAGCTGGAAGATCGCAGAAAGGCTTTCGAGCAGGAGAAAGCCGAATGGGAACAGCAAAACGGTGTCACGCTTGACGAGCTGCGCCGCAAGAGCCTCGAAGCCAACAGTAAAGA GACCGCGTCTCTTGCATCAAGAAGTTCCGATGAGTCGAAGGGCAGGCGCGTGTTTGGATCGTTGCTGCGTCGGCACACTAGCTTCGGGGCGCCGGACGCCGTCCGTGGCGTTACCGGGGCGGCCGGTTCGACTTCCACTCTCACTACTAGCGCTAACAATAACGGCAGCACGGTGCCACCCAGCCCGCAAGATCATAACGATtcgtaa
- the LOC121591386 gene encoding septin-7 isoform X8, whose translation MSTSTPTAQQTAGPGAGGPPVPPVKPVLSSPGAYMANFQGSGGGGGMPVAAPPITAGIHGTNKTHEKPTIAARPIPPPKLPNYSSSFNKIDRDRNEFTKIDKAEREKVSLLATKREMFFKSESNSPSGPPPNPPVGLNSLNLANNNVIHNNSANAANDKHSTAGLTNSVGGGGGVTNNSSPAAVSIGAMVTNNNHNGLNGAPATNGSAVHAAAAAAAAATGNNNLGGGGGGGVNGLATSMNSISLKEKRDALLNHHDSGANGHHGHHHHADAANAKLANERHEKEKPVMKTKPKELDGYVGFANLPNQVYRKAVKKGFELTLMVVGESGLGKSTLINSMFLSDIYHAEQHPGPSKRIKKTVAVESTKVLLKENGVNLTLTVVDTPGFGDAVDNSNCWLPIVDFVESKYEEYLTAESRVHRTALPDSRVHVCLYFIAPSGHGLKPLDIEFMQRLCDKVNIIPVIAKADTLTPEEITLFKKQILNEIAQNKIKIYDFPDPMDEEEDAKVLRQLRSRVPFAVVGANAIIEIDGRKVRGRRYPWGVAEVENLDHCDFIALRNMVIRTNLQDLKDVTNNVHYENYRCRKLAGLGTDGKAKLSNNLCNIGTVNTNGTGWNPLAQMEEEKREHESKMKKMEAEMEQVFEMKVKEKKQKLKDSEAELTRRHEERKKALELQIRELEDRRKAFEQEKAEWEQQNGVTLDELRRKSLEANSKEKRNFCDRVSCIKKFR comes from the exons ATGAGTACATCAACGCCCACAGCACAGCAGACGGCCGGACCCGGTGCCGGTGGACCGCCAGTACCGCCGGTGAAGCCCGTCCTTTCGTCGCCCGGCGCCTATATGGCCAACTTCCAGGGATcgggtggtggcggtggtatgCCAGTGGCGGCACCTCCCATCACGGCCGGCATCCACGGGACGAACAAGACGCACGAGAAGCCGACGATCGCCGCCCGGCCCATTCCACCTCCGAAGCTGCCAAACTACTCGTCATCCTTCAACAAGATCGATCGCGATCGCAACGAGTTCACCAAGATCGACAAAGCGGAACGGGAAAAGGTTAGCCTG TTGGCAACGAAGCGCGAAATGTTCTTCAAGTCGGAGAGCAACAGTCCGTCCGGACCGCCACCAAATCCACCGGTAGGGCTGAACAGTCTCAACCTGGCTAACAACAACGTGATC CATAATAACAGCGCAAACGCGGCCAACGATAAACACAGCACGGCAGGGCTCACTAACTCAgttggcggcggcggtggcgtcACTAACAACAGCTCACCGGCCGCGGTCTCGATTGGCGCAATGGTCACCAATAACAATCACAACGGTCTGAACGGTGCACCGGCCACGAATGGCAGCGCTGTGCacgcggcagcagcagcagcggcggcagcaacCGGGAACAACAATCTCGGCGGAGGAGGTGGCGGTGGCGTGAACGGGCTAGCGACCAGCATGAACAGTATTTCGCTGAAGGAGAAGCGGGACGCCCTGCTGAACCATCACGATAGCGGTGCGAACGGTCACCACGGTCATCATCACCATGCGGATGCGGCGAACGCGAAGCTAGCGAACGAACGGCATGAGAAGGAGAAGCCGGTGATGAAAACGAAGCCGAAGGAGCTGGACGGGTACGTTGGGTTCGCGAACCTGCCGAACCAGGTGTACCGGAAGGCGGTGAAGAAGGGCTTCGAGCTGAcgctgatggtggtgggcgAGTCGGGGCTCGGCAAATCGACCCTGATCAACTCGATGTTCCTGTCGGACATTTACCACGCCGAGCAGCATCCGGGACCGTCGAAGCGCATCAAGAAGACGGTGGCCGTCGAGAGCACCAAGGTGCTGCTGAAGGAGAACGGCGTTAACCTAACGCTGACGGTGGTCGATACGCCCGGGTTCGGTGATGCCGTTGACAACAGCAACTG CTGGCTACCGATAGTGGACTTTGTAGAGTCGAAGTACGAGGAGTATTTGACGGCCGAGTCACGCGTCCACCGAACGGCGCTGCCCGATTCGCGCGTGCACGTTTGTCTGTACTTTATTGCCCCGTCCGGGCATGGGCTGAAGCCGCTGGATATCGAGTTCATGCAGCGACTGTGCGATAAGGTGAACATCATACCGGTGATTGCCAAAGCGGACACGCTGACTCCGGAGGAAATCACTCTCTTCAAGAAACAG ATTCTAAACGAAATCGCTCAAAATAAGATTAAAATCTACGATTTCCCGGACCCgatggacgaggaggaggacgcaAAAGTACTTCGCCAGCTGCGCAGCCGCGTTCCGTTCGCTGTGGTCGGTGCGAACGCAATAATCGAGATCGATGGTCGCAAAGTCCGTGGACGACGCTACCCGTGGGGAGTTGCTGAAG TTGAAAATTTGGACCATTGTGATTTCATCGCTCTGCGCAACATGGTCATCCGGACGAATCTGCAGGACCTGAAGGATGTGACAAACAACGTGCACTATGAAAACTATCGCTGTCGAAAGCTGGCCGGTTTGGGTACCGATGGCAAGGCCAAACTAAGCAATAA CTTATGCAATATTGGAACTGTTAACACAAACGGTACTGGATG GAATCCACTGGCTCAGATGGAGGAGGAAAAGCGGGAACATGAATCGAAGATGAAGAAAATGGAAGCCGAAATGGAGCAAGTGTTTGAGATGAAGGTgaaggagaagaaacaaaagctCAAGGACTCGGAGGCCGAACTAACCAGACGTCACGAGGAACGAAAGAAG GCACTCGAGCTTCAAATTCGTGAGCTGGAAGATCGCAGAAAGGCTTTCGAGCAGGAGAAAGCCGAATGGGAACAGCAAAACGGTGTCACGCTTGACGAGCTGCGCCGCAAGAGCCTCGAAGCCAACAGTAAAGA gaaGAGAAATTTTTGT GACCGCGTCTCTTGCATCAAGAAGTTCCGATGA
- the LOC121591386 gene encoding septin-7 isoform X9 — MSTSTPTAQQTAGPGAGGPPVPPVKPVLSSPGAYMANFQGSGGGGGMPVAAPPITAGIHGTNKTHEKPTIAARPIPPPKLPNYSSSFNKIDRDRNEFTKIDKAEREKVSLLATKREMFFKSESNSPSGPPPNPPVGLNSLNLANNNVIHNNSANAANDKHSTAGLTNSVGGGGGVTNNSSPAAVSIGAMVTNNNHNGLNGAPATNGSAVHAAAAAAAAATGNNNLGGGGGGGVNGLATSMNSISLKEKRDALLNHHDSGANGHHGHHHHADAANAKLANERHEKEKPVMKTKPKELDGYVGFANLPNQVYRKAVKKGFELTLMVVGESGLGKSTLINSMFLSDIYHAEQHPGPSKRIKKTVAVESTKVLLKENGVNLTLTVVDTPGFGDAVDNSNCWLPIVDFVESKYEEYLTAESRVHRTALPDSRVHVCLYFIAPSGHGLKPLDIEFMQRLCDKVNIIPVIAKADTLTPEEITLFKKQILNEIAQNKIKIYDFPDPMDEEEDAKVLRQLRSRVPFAVVGANAIIEIDGRKVRGRRYPWGVAEVENLDHCDFIALRNMVIRTNLQDLKDVTNNVHYENYRCRKLAGLGTDGKAKLSNNLCNIGTVNTNGTGWNPLAQMEEEKREHESKMKKMEAEMEQVFEMKVKEKKQKLKDSEAELTRRHEERKKALELQIRELEDRRKAFEQEKAEWEQQNGVTLDELRRKSLEANSKETVDGKGKKKKGLF; from the exons ATGAGTACATCAACGCCCACAGCACAGCAGACGGCCGGACCCGGTGCCGGTGGACCGCCAGTACCGCCGGTGAAGCCCGTCCTTTCGTCGCCCGGCGCCTATATGGCCAACTTCCAGGGATcgggtggtggcggtggtatgCCAGTGGCGGCACCTCCCATCACGGCCGGCATCCACGGGACGAACAAGACGCACGAGAAGCCGACGATCGCCGCCCGGCCCATTCCACCTCCGAAGCTGCCAAACTACTCGTCATCCTTCAACAAGATCGATCGCGATCGCAACGAGTTCACCAAGATCGACAAAGCGGAACGGGAAAAGGTTAGCCTG TTGGCAACGAAGCGCGAAATGTTCTTCAAGTCGGAGAGCAACAGTCCGTCCGGACCGCCACCAAATCCACCGGTAGGGCTGAACAGTCTCAACCTGGCTAACAACAACGTGATC CATAATAACAGCGCAAACGCGGCCAACGATAAACACAGCACGGCAGGGCTCACTAACTCAgttggcggcggcggtggcgtcACTAACAACAGCTCACCGGCCGCGGTCTCGATTGGCGCAATGGTCACCAATAACAATCACAACGGTCTGAACGGTGCACCGGCCACGAATGGCAGCGCTGTGCacgcggcagcagcagcagcggcggcagcaacCGGGAACAACAATCTCGGCGGAGGAGGTGGCGGTGGCGTGAACGGGCTAGCGACCAGCATGAACAGTATTTCGCTGAAGGAGAAGCGGGACGCCCTGCTGAACCATCACGATAGCGGTGCGAACGGTCACCACGGTCATCATCACCATGCGGATGCGGCGAACGCGAAGCTAGCGAACGAACGGCATGAGAAGGAGAAGCCGGTGATGAAAACGAAGCCGAAGGAGCTGGACGGGTACGTTGGGTTCGCGAACCTGCCGAACCAGGTGTACCGGAAGGCGGTGAAGAAGGGCTTCGAGCTGAcgctgatggtggtgggcgAGTCGGGGCTCGGCAAATCGACCCTGATCAACTCGATGTTCCTGTCGGACATTTACCACGCCGAGCAGCATCCGGGACCGTCGAAGCGCATCAAGAAGACGGTGGCCGTCGAGAGCACCAAGGTGCTGCTGAAGGAGAACGGCGTTAACCTAACGCTGACGGTGGTCGATACGCCCGGGTTCGGTGATGCCGTTGACAACAGCAACTG CTGGCTACCGATAGTGGACTTTGTAGAGTCGAAGTACGAGGAGTATTTGACGGCCGAGTCACGCGTCCACCGAACGGCGCTGCCCGATTCGCGCGTGCACGTTTGTCTGTACTTTATTGCCCCGTCCGGGCATGGGCTGAAGCCGCTGGATATCGAGTTCATGCAGCGACTGTGCGATAAGGTGAACATCATACCGGTGATTGCCAAAGCGGACACGCTGACTCCGGAGGAAATCACTCTCTTCAAGAAACAG ATTCTAAACGAAATCGCTCAAAATAAGATTAAAATCTACGATTTCCCGGACCCgatggacgaggaggaggacgcaAAAGTACTTCGCCAGCTGCGCAGCCGCGTTCCGTTCGCTGTGGTCGGTGCGAACGCAATAATCGAGATCGATGGTCGCAAAGTCCGTGGACGACGCTACCCGTGGGGAGTTGCTGAAG TTGAAAATTTGGACCATTGTGATTTCATCGCTCTGCGCAACATGGTCATCCGGACGAATCTGCAGGACCTGAAGGATGTGACAAACAACGTGCACTATGAAAACTATCGCTGTCGAAAGCTGGCCGGTTTGGGTACCGATGGCAAGGCCAAACTAAGCAATAA CTTATGCAATATTGGAACTGTTAACACAAACGGTACTGGATG GAATCCACTGGCTCAGATGGAGGAGGAAAAGCGGGAACATGAATCGAAGATGAAGAAAATGGAAGCCGAAATGGAGCAAGTGTTTGAGATGAAGGTgaaggagaagaaacaaaagctCAAGGACTCGGAGGCCGAACTAACCAGACGTCACGAGGAACGAAAGAAG GCACTCGAGCTTCAAATTCGTGAGCTGGAAGATCGCAGAAAGGCTTTCGAGCAGGAGAAAGCCGAATGGGAACAGCAAAACGGTGTCACGCTTGACGAGCTGCGCCGCAAGAGCCTCGAAGCCAACAGTAAAGA